One genomic region from Leifsonia poae encodes:
- a CDS encoding aldehyde dehydrogenase family protein, which produces MTLAQTVDALRRSFDAGTTKPLAWRLAQLAALRRMLTERSAELEDALLADLAKNPTESQVAELGFVVSEIDHITRRLRRWLKPRRVTVPGAILPARASIVREPLGVVLVIAPWNYPVQLLLAPVVGALAAGNAVLLKPSELAPATSAALARLIPEYLDTRAVAVVEGGVEQTTELLEQRFDHIFYTGNARVGRIVAAAAVPNLTPITLELGGKSPVYVDDTVDPEAAALRIAWGKFMNAGQTCVAPDYILATQAVAARLAPALAAAVRELYGDDPATSPDYGRIVNDRQFDRLTGLLDAGTTIIGGVSDPVTRYLAPTVLTDVPRDAAVMGEEIFGPVLPIVPVSGLDEAIGIIAGGDKPLALYVFSSSRRVRRRILTETSSGAVGFGVPAAHLAVAGLPFGGVGESGMGAYHGENSVRTFSHEKAVLTKSLKPDTMRLIYPPYTEAKDRFVRGLLRKLS; this is translated from the coding sequence ATGACCCTGGCTCAGACCGTCGACGCTCTACGCCGCTCCTTCGATGCGGGCACCACGAAACCGCTCGCGTGGCGCCTCGCCCAGCTGGCGGCACTGCGCCGGATGCTCACCGAACGGTCGGCGGAGCTCGAGGACGCGCTGCTGGCCGACCTCGCCAAGAACCCCACCGAGTCGCAGGTGGCCGAGCTCGGGTTCGTGGTCAGTGAGATCGACCACATCACGCGTCGGCTGCGTCGCTGGCTGAAACCCCGCCGCGTCACCGTGCCCGGTGCGATCCTTCCCGCCCGTGCCAGCATCGTGCGCGAACCGCTCGGGGTCGTTCTGGTGATCGCGCCGTGGAACTATCCCGTTCAGCTTCTCCTGGCGCCGGTGGTCGGCGCTCTGGCGGCCGGGAACGCGGTCCTGCTGAAACCGAGCGAGCTCGCGCCGGCGACCTCGGCCGCGCTGGCCCGGCTCATCCCCGAATACCTCGACACCCGCGCCGTTGCGGTCGTCGAGGGCGGGGTGGAACAGACCACCGAGCTGCTGGAGCAGCGATTCGACCACATCTTCTATACGGGCAATGCGCGGGTCGGCCGCATCGTCGCCGCTGCGGCCGTGCCGAACCTCACCCCGATCACCCTCGAGCTCGGGGGCAAGTCGCCGGTCTATGTGGACGACACGGTCGATCCGGAGGCTGCGGCGCTGCGCATCGCCTGGGGCAAGTTCATGAATGCCGGGCAGACCTGCGTGGCTCCCGACTACATCCTCGCCACCCAGGCCGTGGCCGCGCGTCTCGCGCCGGCTCTGGCCGCCGCGGTGCGCGAGCTGTACGGCGACGACCCCGCCACGAGTCCCGACTACGGCCGAATCGTCAACGACCGTCAATTCGACCGGCTCACCGGCCTGCTGGATGCGGGCACGACGATCATCGGGGGCGTCTCCGACCCGGTGACCCGCTACCTCGCGCCGACGGTGCTCACCGACGTCCCCCGCGACGCGGCCGTGATGGGCGAGGAGATCTTCGGTCCGGTCCTGCCGATCGTTCCCGTCTCCGGGCTCGACGAGGCCATCGGGATCATCGCCGGCGGCGACAAGCCGCTTGCGCTCTACGTGTTCAGCTCGAGTCGTCGTGTGCGTCGGCGCATCCTCACCGAGACGAGTTCCGGTGCGGTCGGATTCGGCGTGCCCGCGGCGCATCTCGCCGTCGCCGGCCTGCCGTTCGGGGGCGTGGGCGAGAGCGGGATGGGCGCATACCACGGCGAGAACTCGGTGCGGACGTTCAGTCACGAGAAGGCCGTGCTGACCAAATCGCTGAAGCCGGACACCATGAGGCTCATCTACCCGCCGTACACCGAGGCCAAGGACAGATTCGTGCGCGGGCTCCTCCGCAAGCTGAGCTGA
- a CDS encoding NCS2 family permease produces the protein MSASSAPASPTPTVGQRLDRFFEITKRGTTWGTEVRGGLVTFVTMAYIVILNPLILGGAKDVVGGVLPGAQLAAVTALTAGVMTLLFGLVARLPFGLAAGLGINSFLAANVVKIVSWPEAMGLVVIDGVIIVLLAATGLRRMIFNAVPAQLKTAITVGIGLFIAFIGFVDSGFVRSTNQASPPVQLGEAGSIATLPTVVFLIALVIMGVLMARKVKGALLIGIVTSTIVAIVAEAIFRVGPSLGKNPAGWNLIVPELPKSLVALPDLGLVGHFDLFGAFGRIGALAAVMLIFTLVFTNFFDAMGTMTGLARGAGLADKDGAFPRLQSALIVEGIGAVAGGGASASSNTVFVDSAAGVGEGAKTGFASVVTGLLFLLAMFFTPLTQVVPLEVAAAALVVVGALMVVQIRDIDFGEFSSVLPVFLTIIVMPLTYSIANGIGVGFLSWVLIRSLAGKARQISPLLWIVAAGFLIYFARGPIEAALPH, from the coding sequence ATTTCCGCATCCAGTGCCCCCGCCTCGCCCACGCCGACCGTCGGCCAACGGCTCGACCGGTTCTTCGAGATCACGAAGCGCGGGACCACTTGGGGCACCGAGGTGCGGGGTGGTCTCGTGACATTCGTGACGATGGCGTACATCGTCATCCTGAACCCGCTGATTCTGGGCGGGGCGAAGGATGTGGTGGGCGGCGTGCTCCCGGGCGCCCAGCTGGCCGCCGTGACCGCCCTCACCGCGGGCGTGATGACTCTGCTGTTCGGCCTCGTCGCCCGCCTGCCGTTCGGCCTGGCGGCCGGCCTCGGCATCAACTCGTTCCTGGCCGCCAATGTGGTCAAGATCGTCAGCTGGCCGGAGGCCATGGGGCTGGTGGTGATCGACGGCGTGATCATCGTGCTGCTGGCGGCGACCGGGCTGCGCCGGATGATCTTCAACGCCGTCCCGGCGCAGCTGAAGACCGCGATCACCGTGGGTATCGGTCTGTTCATCGCGTTCATCGGCTTCGTCGACAGCGGTTTCGTGCGCAGCACCAACCAGGCGTCGCCACCGGTGCAACTCGGTGAAGCCGGCTCGATCGCCACGCTCCCCACCGTCGTGTTCCTCATCGCGCTGGTCATCATGGGAGTGCTGATGGCCCGCAAGGTGAAAGGCGCGCTGCTCATCGGCATCGTGACGTCCACCATCGTGGCCATCGTCGCCGAGGCGATCTTCCGGGTGGGGCCGTCGCTCGGAAAGAACCCGGCCGGTTGGAACCTGATCGTCCCGGAGCTCCCCAAATCGCTCGTCGCACTTCCTGACCTCGGCCTGGTCGGCCATTTCGACCTGTTCGGTGCGTTCGGCCGCATCGGCGCGCTCGCCGCGGTGATGCTCATCTTCACTCTGGTCTTCACGAACTTCTTCGACGCGATGGGCACCATGACCGGCCTCGCCCGCGGCGCCGGCCTGGCCGACAAAGACGGCGCCTTCCCCCGGCTGCAGTCGGCGCTGATCGTCGAGGGCATCGGTGCGGTCGCCGGCGGAGGCGCATCCGCGTCGTCGAACACCGTGTTCGTCGACTCCGCGGCCGGCGTCGGCGAAGGCGCGAAGACCGGATTCGCCAGCGTCGTGACCGGTCTGCTGTTCCTGCTCGCGATGTTCTTCACTCCACTCACGCAGGTGGTGCCGCTCGAGGTCGCCGCGGCCGCCCTGGTGGTGGTCGGCGCGCTCATGGTCGTTCAGATCCGTGACATCGACTTCGGCGAGTTCTCCAGTGTGCTCCCGGTGTTCCTCACGATCATCGTCATGCCGCTCACCTACTCGATCGCCAACGGCATCGGGGTCGGCTTCCTCAGCTGGGTCCTCATCCGCTCGCTCGCCGGCAAAGCGCGCCAGATCAGCCCGCTGCTCTGGATCGTCGCCGCCGGGTTCCTGATCTACTTCGCCCGCGGCCCGATCGAGGCGGCGCTTCCGCACTGA
- the trmB gene encoding tRNA (guanosine(46)-N7)-methyltransferase TrmB, whose product MDTPNRQRSFVSRGRRTEAQQRALEELWPDYGIDFVEERIDLDRAFGRVAPRIVEIGFGNGENLLTLAAQRPETDFLGVEVHGSGVGRLLNELSVREIGNVRVVRHDAVEVLERMLPEHSLDEVLIFFPDPWPKNRHRRRRLVQPEFALLLARSLKPTGTLRLATDWADYAEHMIAVLDACPELVNSAGAGGFVPRPDDRALTRFEQRGERLGHAIVDLEYRTVTHP is encoded by the coding sequence GTGGACACCCCGAATCGCCAGCGCAGTTTCGTCTCGCGCGGACGCAGGACCGAAGCCCAGCAGCGCGCCCTCGAGGAGCTGTGGCCCGACTACGGCATCGACTTCGTGGAGGAGCGGATCGACCTCGACCGGGCCTTCGGCCGTGTCGCGCCCCGCATCGTCGAGATCGGCTTCGGCAACGGCGAGAATCTGCTGACCCTCGCTGCGCAGCGTCCGGAGACCGATTTCCTGGGAGTCGAGGTGCACGGTTCCGGGGTCGGGCGGCTGCTGAACGAGCTGAGCGTGCGGGAGATCGGCAATGTGCGCGTCGTGCGGCACGACGCCGTCGAGGTGTTGGAACGGATGCTGCCCGAGCACAGCCTCGACGAGGTCCTCATCTTCTTCCCGGATCCGTGGCCGAAGAACCGCCACCGCCGACGTCGACTCGTTCAGCCGGAGTTCGCCCTGCTTCTCGCGCGCTCGCTGAAACCGACCGGCACGCTCCGACTCGCCACCGACTGGGCGGACTACGCCGAGCACATGATCGCGGTGCTCGACGCCTGTCCCGAGCTCGTGAACAGCGCCGGCGCCGGTGGCTTCGTGCCGCGCCCGGACGATCGCGCGCTCACCCGATTCGAACAGCGCGGCGAACGCCTGGGGCACGCGATCGTCGACCTCGAGTACCGTACGGTCACGCATCCGTAG
- a CDS encoding DUF4190 domain-containing protein: MTDAAGHHAPQAAYAAPIAQPSQGLSIASLVLGIASLAFSWTFFAPIVGLVLGILAVGREPAGKTMAVWGIVLNAVMLAGAVIAAMLAVVGIGLSFAFLPFAFL, from the coding sequence ATGACCGACGCCGCAGGCCACCACGCACCACAGGCCGCTTACGCGGCACCCATCGCGCAGCCGAGCCAGGGTCTCAGCATTGCCAGTCTCGTGCTCGGGATCGCCTCCCTCGCGTTCAGCTGGACGTTCTTCGCCCCGATCGTGGGGCTGGTGCTCGGCATCCTCGCTGTCGGCAGGGAGCCGGCGGGCAAGACGATGGCCGTCTGGGGCATCGTCCTCAACGCGGTGATGCTCGCCGGTGCGGTGATCGCCGCCATGCTCGCCGTCGTCGGAATCGGTCTCAGCTTCGCCTTCCTGCCGTTCGCATTCCTGTAA